One Aquisediminimonas profunda genomic region harbors:
- a CDS encoding esterase/lipase family protein, with protein MPNNQTDRVAPPSLFLALTEPMRALMELGSIPMAAPILASAPRGDGHPVLVLPGFITTDRSTSLLRRFLTRMGYDAHSWNLGRNLGPKAIGLEGEHLIARLDEIHALTGQRTSLVGWSLGGMMARQLSRRRPDLVRQVITLGSPIVGDPRATNAWRAYQRFTGHRLDDPGVDEQLRESELPPPVPSTAIFSKEDGVVAWQNCIEPEDAFTDNIRVYGSHCGLGVNPVVLYAVADRLAQEDGSWKPFDRTGLMRQCVYPSSGHSH; from the coding sequence ATGCCGAATAATCAGACAGATAGGGTTGCGCCGCCATCTTTGTTCCTGGCGCTGACAGAGCCAATGCGGGCCTTGATGGAACTCGGTTCGATCCCCATGGCTGCACCGATCCTCGCTTCTGCGCCGCGTGGAGACGGGCATCCGGTACTCGTTTTGCCGGGATTTATCACCACCGACCGGTCGACATCGCTGCTTCGCCGCTTCCTCACGCGCATGGGCTATGATGCTCACAGCTGGAACCTTGGCCGCAATCTCGGCCCCAAGGCGATCGGGCTGGAAGGCGAGCACCTGATAGCGCGCCTCGACGAGATCCATGCGCTAACCGGCCAAAGAACAAGCCTTGTGGGCTGGAGCCTTGGCGGCATGATGGCGCGTCAACTTTCGCGCCGGCGGCCGGATCTTGTCCGGCAAGTCATTACACTGGGATCACCCATTGTCGGTGACCCGCGCGCGACCAACGCCTGGCGCGCCTACCAGCGCTTTACCGGACACCGGCTCGACGATCCGGGCGTAGACGAGCAGCTGCGCGAGAGCGAATTGCCGCCCCCTGTCCCGTCGACCGCCATTTTCAGCAAGGAAGACGGCGTGGTTGCCTGGCAGAATTGCATCGAGCCCGAAGATGCCTTCACGGACAACATCCGTGTCTATGGCAGTCACTGCGGTCTGGGCGTCAATCCGGTGGTGCTCTATGCTGTGGCGGACCGGCTGGCGCAGGAAGATGGAAGCTGGAAGCCGTTCGACCGCACCGGGCTGATGCGGCAGTGCGTCTATCCGTCATCGGGGCATAGCCACTAG